A part of Myxococcus landrumus genomic DNA contains:
- a CDS encoding TetR/AcrR family transcriptional regulator C-terminal domain-containing protein yields the protein MKRHRAPPSGAAPSRTAPRRGRPKGGTGLTREKVLDAALALVDQEGVDALSMRGLAAVMGVDAMSLYNHVDNKDAVLDGLAERLLASIERPVLTGDWRRDLRALALSFRQVALRHPGIAPLVLTRQLGSLQAMAVSEAALATLDAAGVPPKEAVHVLRFILAFLIGALVREVSSGPTFSGLDLDGLAERHTALKTSGLRHVARAARHLAACDHAAEFEFGVDMMVAALEARLGSSRGPKRRAK from the coding sequence ATGAAGCGACACCGGGCTCCGCCCTCGGGGGCTGCCCCCTCACGCACCGCGCCGCGCAGGGGACGCCCCAAGGGCGGCACGGGGCTGACACGGGAGAAGGTGCTCGACGCCGCGCTGGCCCTGGTGGACCAGGAGGGCGTCGATGCGCTGAGCATGCGAGGGCTGGCGGCGGTGATGGGGGTGGATGCGATGAGCCTCTACAACCACGTCGACAACAAGGACGCGGTCCTCGATGGGCTCGCGGAGCGGCTGCTGGCCAGCATCGAGCGGCCAGTCCTCACGGGCGACTGGAGGAGGGACCTCCGCGCGCTCGCCCTGTCCTTCCGGCAGGTGGCGCTCCGCCATCCAGGGATTGCGCCGCTGGTCCTCACCCGACAGCTCGGCTCGCTCCAGGCGATGGCTGTCAGCGAGGCCGCCCTGGCGACGCTGGATGCCGCGGGCGTGCCTCCGAAAGAGGCCGTCCACGTGCTGCGCTTCATCCTCGCCTTCCTGATAGGGGCGCTGGTGCGCGAGGTCTCCTCGGGGCCCACCTTCAGCGGGCTGGACCTCGACGGCCTGGCCGAACGTCACACCGCGCTGAAGACCTCCGGCCTGCGCCATGTGGCTCGGGCCGCGCGCCATCTGGCCGCTTGCGACCATGCGGCGGAGTTCGAGTTCGGCGTGGACATGATGGTGGCGGCCCTCGAGGCCCGGCTTGGAAGCAGCCGTGGCCCCAAGCGTCGCGCGAAGTAG
- a CDS encoding AAA family ATPase, producing the protein MTAHLHVITGGPGSGKSSLIQALAAEGLRSMPEAGRAIIQQQVETGGDALPWADRIAFAEKMFRWELRTHREARAQRGPVILDRGLPDVIGYLRVCGLPVPPYLWKAAKVLRYHRRVFIAPHWPDIYAQDTERKQDPTEAKATCLAMREVYTRLDYELVPLPLTTLSERVRFVRSHVERG; encoded by the coding sequence ATGACCGCTCATCTTCATGTCATCACAGGCGGCCCCGGCTCCGGCAAAAGCAGCCTCATCCAAGCGCTGGCGGCAGAGGGACTCAGGTCCATGCCCGAAGCCGGTCGTGCCATCATTCAGCAGCAGGTCGAGACCGGTGGCGACGCGCTCCCGTGGGCGGACCGAATCGCCTTCGCCGAGAAGATGTTTCGCTGGGAGCTGCGAACCCATCGGGAGGCGCGCGCGCAACGCGGCCCTGTCATCCTGGACCGCGGCCTTCCCGACGTCATCGGGTACCTCCGCGTCTGCGGCCTCCCCGTGCCGCCGTATCTCTGGAAGGCCGCGAAGGTGCTTCGCTACCATCGACGCGTCTTCATCGCGCCCCACTGGCCCGACATCTACGCCCAGGACACGGAGCGCAAGCAGGACCCCACGGAAGCCAAGGCCACGTGTCTCGCCATGAGAGAGGTCTACACGCGCCTTGACTATGAACTTGTCCCGCTTCCCCTGACGACGCTCTCGGAGCGGGTCCGCTTCGTGCGTTCGCACGTCGAGCGGGGGTAG
- a CDS encoding 3-oxoacyl-ACP synthase III family protein: MSFLKPSEPVYLRGPRAWLPERVVTNQDVLDWMGTRARPSWISHRTGVEQRRWVEDGQSCSDAAIGAALRLLEDTQADRARIVQVLLATVSGDYPTPPTSPLILPRLGLERVGVLDLSAACAGFTSAVHVGAALAALTEGDQLVIAADIRSKFLNREDLATTALFGDGSAACLVTRNPEGATFQLIASELAADASMADIIAIRAGGSRLPHHRNDDPSKVFLKMEHGATLFMKGVENMSTSADALLRRLELKVEDIDWVVPHQANLHLMKAVTERLGVDPARVVETVRFTGNTSGASVGIALTHLREQLPLKPGQRVLLVSAGAGGASACALLHSL, from the coding sequence ATGAGCTTCTTGAAGCCCTCGGAGCCCGTGTATCTGCGAGGTCCCCGCGCCTGGCTACCGGAGCGGGTCGTCACCAACCAGGATGTCCTGGACTGGATGGGGACCCGAGCCCGGCCCAGTTGGATTTCCCACCGGACCGGCGTCGAGCAGCGCCGCTGGGTCGAGGACGGCCAGTCATGCAGCGACGCGGCCATTGGCGCGGCCTTGCGCCTGCTCGAAGACACCCAGGCGGACCGCGCGCGAATCGTCCAGGTGCTGCTGGCCACCGTCTCGGGCGACTACCCCACGCCCCCGACCTCTCCCTTGATTCTCCCGCGTCTGGGGCTCGAGCGCGTCGGAGTCCTGGACCTGAGCGCCGCGTGCGCGGGCTTCACGAGCGCGGTGCACGTGGGGGCGGCGCTCGCGGCCCTCACCGAGGGAGACCAACTGGTCATCGCCGCGGACATCCGCTCGAAGTTCCTCAACCGCGAGGACCTCGCGACCACGGCCCTGTTCGGTGATGGCAGCGCCGCCTGCCTCGTCACCCGGAATCCCGAGGGCGCTACCTTCCAGCTCATCGCCAGCGAGCTGGCGGCGGATGCCTCCATGGCCGACATCATCGCCATCCGCGCGGGGGGCTCGCGACTGCCCCACCACCGCAATGACGACCCCTCCAAGGTCTTCCTCAAGATGGAGCACGGAGCCACGCTGTTCATGAAGGGCGTGGAGAACATGTCCACGAGCGCGGACGCCTTGTTGCGGCGCCTGGAGTTGAAGGTGGAGGACATCGACTGGGTGGTTCCGCACCAGGCCAACCTGCACTTGATGAAGGCCGTCACCGAGCGGCTCGGCGTGGACCCCGCGAGGGTGGTGGAGACGGTGCGCTTCACCGGCAACACCTCGGGCGCGAGCGTCGGCATCGCGCTCACGCACCTTCGAGAGCAACTCCCCCTGAAGCCGGGGCAGCGCGTGCTGCTCGTGTCCGCTGGGGCCGGTGGGGCCTCGGCCTGCGCGCTGCTTCACAGCCTCTAG
- a CDS encoding class I adenylate-forming enzyme family protein, which translates to MRTAQAFTRTDASVALQLGGRPLTFESLREAVEARKHRLGVLPPGIAILRAHRSREFIATFLALYEAGVPLAVFATEWTAPETDARRQLLGRCFELDEFFRVSWRSAQTQTRHHPDTALVLFTSGSTGAPRAVQLSRQNIEANVAAVRRSLDFDTATEQTLVLPLSYSFGLLGQLLPALAAGIPTRLLSNLVELKARLDEGALTGMLSGVPSHHETLLRLMGEASPRTHAVTHVISAGAALDVALRQRLLRAFPRAQVYVNYGQTELSPRVLCLRSDHPAFLSQATGYPVGALTVKLGDDGELWVRGNQLMLGYLGDEEATRAKVEDGWLRTGDLARIDPDGLVTLLGRNDDLLKVGGERLSPFEIEAALRTLPHVEDAAVRGREDALYGTSLTAFLQLPAGAPCLSRHALRQALRDQVSPHKVPTDFYRVEQLPRSSNGKLQRHRLDELLQPGRRIA; encoded by the coding sequence ATGCGGACCGCTCAGGCCTTCACCCGAACCGACGCGAGCGTGGCGCTCCAGCTTGGAGGACGTCCGCTCACCTTCGAGTCCCTGCGCGAAGCCGTCGAGGCGCGCAAGCACCGGCTCGGAGTCCTGCCCCCCGGCATCGCCATCCTGAGGGCGCACCGCAGCCGGGAGTTCATCGCCACCTTCCTCGCGCTGTACGAGGCTGGAGTCCCCCTGGCGGTGTTCGCGACCGAGTGGACGGCGCCGGAGACGGACGCAAGGCGACAGCTCCTGGGGCGATGCTTCGAACTCGATGAGTTCTTTCGCGTGTCCTGGAGGAGTGCGCAAACCCAGACACGCCATCACCCGGACACGGCGCTGGTCTTGTTCACATCCGGAAGCACGGGCGCGCCGCGCGCCGTCCAGCTCTCCCGCCAGAACATCGAGGCGAACGTGGCGGCGGTCCGGCGCTCGCTCGACTTCGACACCGCGACGGAGCAGACCCTCGTCCTCCCTCTGTCCTACTCCTTCGGCCTGCTGGGACAGCTCCTGCCCGCGCTCGCGGCGGGCATCCCTACCAGGCTCCTGTCGAACCTGGTCGAGCTGAAGGCACGCCTCGACGAGGGCGCGCTGACGGGCATGCTCAGCGGAGTTCCCTCTCACCACGAGACGCTGCTGCGCTTGATGGGCGAGGCTTCGCCGCGAACCCACGCCGTCACCCATGTCATCTCCGCGGGAGCCGCGCTGGACGTGGCCCTGCGACAGCGCCTGCTGCGTGCGTTCCCCCGAGCCCAGGTCTATGTCAACTATGGACAGACGGAGCTGTCGCCTCGCGTGCTCTGCCTGCGCAGTGACCACCCCGCGTTCCTGAGCCAGGCAACGGGCTACCCCGTCGGCGCGCTCACGGTGAAGCTTGGCGATGACGGTGAGCTGTGGGTCCGGGGCAACCAGTTGATGCTCGGCTATCTCGGCGACGAGGAAGCCACGCGGGCGAAGGTCGAGGACGGATGGCTGCGAACCGGGGACCTCGCGCGAATCGACCCGGATGGGCTCGTGACCTTGTTGGGGCGCAATGACGACCTGCTCAAGGTCGGCGGGGAGCGACTGAGTCCCTTCGAAATCGAAGCCGCGCTGCGCACGCTCCCTCACGTGGAGGACGCGGCGGTCCGGGGGCGGGAGGATGCCCTGTATGGCACTTCGCTGACCGCGTTCCTCCAGCTCCCCGCTGGGGCTCCATGCCTCTCTCGACACGCATTGAGACAGGCGCTGCGCGACCAGGTATCGCCCCACAAAGTCCCCACCGACTTCTACCGGGTCGAACAGCTCCCGCGCTCATCGAACGGGAAGCTGCAGCGTCACCGCCTGGACGAGCTGCTGCAACCAGGACGGCGAATCGCCTGA
- a CDS encoding ester cyclase yields the protein MTTEARRKARQKLVLDHFRDEVKQDWDAVLSTFPHPHYELVPTVVVHDGDKAVRDYYRESRVAFPDQRHEIISFRHSDDAVIVEFWLMGTHLGPLGSIPPTGSRFRVRMSAYFIFDESETLVCERVYFDTLSILKQLLGGLDMRSPKNWLLAVRCFKGLLSMSGARPAPELTETTPPVFAD from the coding sequence GTGACGACAGAGGCTCGACGCAAGGCACGTCAGAAGTTGGTGCTGGACCACTTCCGAGACGAAGTGAAGCAGGACTGGGATGCCGTCCTGTCGACCTTCCCGCACCCTCACTACGAGCTGGTCCCCACCGTGGTGGTCCACGACGGCGACAAGGCGGTGCGCGACTACTACCGCGAGTCCCGGGTCGCGTTCCCGGACCAGCGCCACGAAATCATCTCCTTCCGGCACAGCGATGACGCCGTCATCGTGGAGTTCTGGTTGATGGGAACCCACCTCGGCCCGCTGGGCTCCATTCCTCCGACGGGGAGCCGCTTCCGGGTGCGCATGTCCGCGTACTTCATCTTCGATGAGTCGGAGACGCTGGTCTGCGAGCGCGTCTACTTCGACACCCTGAGCATCCTCAAGCAACTGCTCGGGGGGCTGGACATGCGCTCACCGAAGAACTGGCTCCTCGCGGTGCGGTGCTTCAAGGGGCTGTTGTCCATGTCGGGCGCCAGGCCCGCGCCCGAGCTCACCGAGACGACGCCACCGGTCTTCGCGGACTGA
- a CDS encoding LGFP repeat-containing protein — translation MNSRLRHTSWRGAATSLALLFCVLQASPALAWKPIMHVYLAEQARLEALQRQGSISLQRVDFWGQSITGDVGVFAMSPADFAAVRDYPAYYRAGVLGPDAYPDILFGQMVIHPATNSRGPTGGADSWLRQLVLSASTPQERAFALGFVAHGVGDMFGHTMVNEYAGGPFVLGDNARKHLVVEGWVGHNTPPFDTALYNSRGDDPYRIDTQAVNGFIYEQLINARRSRDGSQKNVAWQLMETAPNTTLPGVFTRTRATLLDKQEEYFEKIKWLKDRRRREVRQCGQGNVFACGRALDLMRRILKMQTLGRIRIEYNEAWVRDIDRGLKAWPETSTQVARALFMNADRRMNTDVAQGHLTDYAFKHACSMAGAPDVGCVVLSVVREILGIVAIPFDLLSALKEQLLNYLVKKATGSDIPEWKDILQAEATHVDLHLPRPSGTPSTSSELNTLMHRVSLGATTGKFDETRFAPAFNTIAGIKMSLMSDRAPWVSALQQAGLTASQADWTLDWDFTGQIHLDYLTTFDGDNQWQGVESKFRDNLPGRPLRLAYVPSVFATFFMQQKGDTHDAPNRQWLQVLPPNRTLIQETGSPELGAYVLYGGIRFGIPSPEVFVELGFRWEDIRSVQWGMFYRIPNSPVPITSLGTFLHGSNSKAPGSRYAEFQNGAVYSHVLYGVHGVMGPALQEWTKYGRDHGVLGYPTKTTFTEPDGTQRTLFSGGNIACHTSMGCRTKVGLDSQLVGDFRGLGRDQLMLINNSPYGGRIQVMDYGTSTIGGVIQYRESYEESQVFNGWHDNEDVLLSGDFMGLGRDQVMFINRSPGDRIMVADFGDTQPLAKIRYFMSAANAAYLQGWLDPNDLQYVGDFMGRGHDQVLFVNRGSGGKMMIVDFANGSATGQVVYLADAAGMFAGWLDADDEKHLAGDFLHLGHDQLMIFNQGGTGGRMGIYDFKSGPDGTLRYLENWNSPLGLLTNWVDAGDRRMAGDFAGLGYDQLLLANLDSPGGKMILYDFKGALENNAQARYFVEGSSNFFEGWIDPEDFWFAGDFKGLGRTQGMFMNRGGIGGRLYIHGFQGGAPGQGLYRESWGQSGMLNDWTD, via the coding sequence ATGAATTCAAGACTTCGACACACCTCCTGGCGAGGGGCCGCCACGTCGCTGGCCCTCCTGTTCTGCGTCCTCCAGGCCTCCCCTGCCCTGGCCTGGAAGCCCATCATGCACGTGTACCTGGCGGAGCAGGCCCGCCTGGAGGCCCTGCAACGCCAGGGCTCCATCAGCCTCCAGCGCGTGGACTTCTGGGGGCAATCCATCACGGGAGACGTGGGCGTCTTCGCCATGAGCCCGGCGGACTTCGCCGCGGTGCGCGACTACCCGGCGTACTACCGCGCGGGTGTCCTGGGCCCCGATGCCTACCCGGACATCCTCTTCGGGCAGATGGTCATCCATCCCGCCACCAACTCGCGGGGCCCCACCGGAGGGGCCGACTCGTGGCTGCGCCAGCTCGTGTTGTCCGCCAGCACGCCGCAGGAGAGGGCCTTCGCGCTCGGCTTCGTCGCCCACGGCGTGGGCGACATGTTCGGCCACACGATGGTCAATGAGTACGCGGGGGGACCGTTCGTCCTCGGCGACAACGCGCGCAAGCACCTCGTCGTCGAAGGCTGGGTGGGCCACAACACGCCCCCGTTCGACACCGCGCTGTACAACTCCCGCGGTGACGACCCGTACCGCATCGACACCCAGGCGGTGAATGGCTTCATCTACGAGCAGCTCATCAACGCCAGACGCTCGCGGGATGGCAGCCAGAAGAACGTCGCCTGGCAGCTCATGGAGACCGCGCCCAACACCACCCTGCCGGGCGTCTTCACCCGCACGCGCGCGACGCTGCTCGACAAGCAAGAGGAATACTTCGAGAAGATCAAGTGGCTCAAGGACCGGCGCCGGAGGGAAGTCAGACAGTGTGGCCAGGGCAATGTGTTCGCCTGCGGCCGGGCGCTCGACCTCATGCGGCGCATCCTCAAGATGCAGACCCTGGGCCGGATTCGGATTGAATACAACGAAGCCTGGGTGAGGGACATCGACCGGGGACTCAAGGCCTGGCCCGAGACGAGCACCCAGGTGGCCCGGGCGCTCTTCATGAACGCGGACCGGAGGATGAACACGGACGTGGCCCAGGGGCACCTCACCGACTATGCCTTCAAGCATGCCTGCTCGATGGCGGGCGCCCCGGACGTCGGTTGCGTGGTGCTCTCCGTGGTCCGGGAGATTCTGGGCATCGTGGCCATTCCGTTCGACCTGCTCAGCGCGCTGAAGGAACAGCTCCTCAACTACCTGGTGAAGAAGGCGACGGGGAGCGACATCCCCGAGTGGAAGGACATCCTTCAGGCCGAGGCCACCCACGTGGACCTGCACCTGCCCAGGCCCTCCGGCACGCCGTCCACCAGCTCGGAGCTCAACACCCTCATGCACCGCGTCTCTCTCGGCGCAACCACGGGCAAGTTCGACGAGACACGCTTCGCGCCCGCCTTCAACACCATCGCGGGCATCAAGATGTCGTTGATGAGCGACCGGGCCCCCTGGGTCAGCGCGCTCCAGCAGGCGGGCCTCACCGCCTCGCAGGCGGACTGGACGCTCGATTGGGACTTCACGGGGCAGATTCACCTGGACTACCTGACCACCTTCGACGGTGACAATCAGTGGCAGGGCGTGGAGAGCAAGTTCCGGGACAACCTGCCGGGCCGTCCGCTGCGCCTGGCGTATGTGCCCTCCGTCTTCGCCACCTTCTTCATGCAACAGAAGGGGGACACGCACGACGCCCCCAACCGGCAGTGGCTCCAGGTGCTGCCGCCCAACCGCACGCTGATTCAGGAGACCGGCAGCCCGGAGCTGGGCGCCTACGTCCTCTACGGAGGCATCCGGTTCGGCATCCCGAGCCCCGAGGTCTTCGTCGAGCTGGGCTTCCGGTGGGAGGACATCCGTTCGGTCCAATGGGGCATGTTCTATCGGATTCCCAACTCCCCCGTGCCCATCACGAGCCTGGGCACGTTCCTCCACGGCTCCAACTCGAAGGCCCCGGGGAGCCGCTACGCGGAGTTCCAGAACGGCGCGGTGTATTCGCATGTCCTGTACGGCGTCCATGGAGTGATGGGGCCCGCCCTCCAGGAGTGGACGAAGTATGGCCGGGACCACGGCGTCCTGGGCTATCCCACGAAGACCACGTTCACCGAGCCGGACGGCACGCAGCGCACGCTCTTCTCGGGTGGAAACATCGCCTGCCACACGAGCATGGGGTGCCGCACGAAGGTGGGGCTGGATTCGCAGCTCGTGGGCGACTTCCGCGGCCTGGGCCGGGACCAGCTCATGCTCATCAACAACTCTCCCTACGGGGGCCGTATCCAGGTCATGGACTACGGGACCTCCACCATCGGGGGCGTCATCCAGTACCGGGAGAGCTACGAGGAGAGCCAGGTGTTCAATGGCTGGCACGACAACGAGGACGTGCTGCTCTCGGGTGATTTCATGGGGCTGGGCCGCGACCAGGTGATGTTCATCAACCGCAGCCCCGGAGACCGCATCATGGTCGCCGACTTCGGTGATACGCAGCCTTTGGCGAAGATTCGCTACTTCATGTCCGCCGCGAACGCCGCCTATCTCCAGGGCTGGCTGGACCCCAATGACTTGCAGTACGTGGGCGACTTCATGGGGCGGGGCCATGACCAGGTCCTGTTCGTCAACCGGGGCTCGGGCGGCAAGATGATGATTGTCGACTTCGCCAACGGCAGCGCGACGGGGCAGGTTGTCTACCTGGCGGATGCGGCTGGAATGTTCGCTGGCTGGCTGGACGCCGATGATGAAAAGCACCTGGCGGGTGACTTCCTGCACCTGGGCCATGACCAGTTGATGATCTTCAACCAGGGGGGCACCGGAGGCCGGATGGGTATCTACGACTTCAAGAGTGGACCCGATGGCACCCTGCGCTACCTCGAGAACTGGAACAGCCCCCTGGGCTTGCTGACCAACTGGGTGGACGCGGGAGATCGGCGAATGGCGGGTGACTTCGCGGGCCTGGGGTACGACCAGTTGTTGCTCGCCAACCTGGACTCTCCCGGCGGCAAGATGATCCTCTACGACTTCAAGGGGGCGCTCGAGAACAACGCCCAGGCGAGGTACTTCGTTGAAGGCTCCTCGAACTTCTTCGAGGGATGGATCGACCCCGAGGACTTCTGGTTCGCGGGTGACTTCAAGGGCCTGGGTCGCACCCAGGGCATGTTCATGAACCGCGGTGGGATTGGCGGCCGACTGTACATCCACGGCTTCCAGGGTGGGGCTCCCGGCCAGGGGCTCTACCGCGAGAGCTGGGGCCAGTCCGGCATGCTGAACGACTGGACGGACTGA
- a CDS encoding M57 family metalloprotease → MFARSLVLAAGCLALAIGCAEPPLDETQETINNLVEAGFPSNDIMVVDGKVYVGRDAEVSLAASQELLKLGHAPKEQYRTTNLINTSLTKICINGSTFTGNFSTALDLAIQNYDELPLTFSMARTPSTGCSFTINAVIQPGVVGGSAGFPSGGLPYSTINIGGGLSSYSVDVIEHVITHELGHTIGFRHSDYYNRSISCGSGGDEGQAGVGAILIAGTPSTATVGGSLMNSCFRTNETGEFAASDLSALRTLYTPVQPSWTWCSKCQGLFYGGNPSSRCPAGGTHVNTGSYNYHLAYNIAPTAGWQGGWRWCNKCQGLFYGGNPSSVCPSGGNHDGSGSHDYHLHHSVGDSTDLQGNWRYCNKCQGMFYNGAGSVCPSGGAHFASASTSYNYSMIFR, encoded by the coding sequence ATGTTTGCACGAAGTCTCGTCCTCGCCGCGGGATGTCTCGCGCTGGCCATCGGGTGTGCGGAGCCGCCGCTCGATGAAACGCAGGAAACCATCAACAATCTCGTCGAAGCCGGGTTCCCGTCCAATGACATCATGGTCGTCGACGGAAAGGTCTACGTCGGCCGGGATGCCGAGGTCTCCCTCGCCGCGTCCCAAGAGCTGCTCAAGCTCGGTCACGCCCCCAAGGAGCAGTACCGCACCACCAACCTCATCAACACGTCGCTGACGAAGATTTGCATCAACGGATCCACGTTCACCGGGAACTTCAGCACCGCGCTCGACCTGGCCATCCAGAACTACGACGAGCTCCCGCTCACCTTCTCCATGGCGCGCACGCCGAGCACCGGCTGCAGCTTCACCATCAACGCGGTCATCCAGCCGGGCGTGGTGGGAGGCTCCGCGGGCTTCCCCTCCGGCGGCCTGCCCTACTCCACCATCAACATCGGCGGTGGACTCTCCTCGTACAGCGTCGACGTCATCGAGCACGTCATCACGCATGAGCTTGGCCACACCATCGGCTTCCGTCACTCGGACTACTACAACCGCTCCATCAGCTGCGGCTCGGGCGGCGATGAGGGTCAAGCCGGCGTCGGTGCCATTCTCATCGCCGGAACTCCGTCCACGGCCACCGTCGGCGGCTCGCTGATGAACTCCTGCTTCCGCACGAACGAGACGGGCGAGTTCGCCGCCAGTGACCTCTCCGCCCTGCGGACCTTGTACACCCCCGTGCAGCCCAGCTGGACCTGGTGCAGCAAGTGCCAGGGCTTGTTCTACGGCGGCAACCCCAGCTCCCGGTGCCCGGCCGGAGGCACGCACGTGAACACGGGCAGCTACAACTATCACCTCGCCTACAACATCGCCCCGACGGCGGGCTGGCAGGGTGGCTGGCGCTGGTGCAACAAGTGTCAGGGCTTGTTCTACGGCGGCAACCCCAGCTCCGTCTGCCCTTCGGGCGGCAACCACGACGGGAGCGGGAGCCACGACTACCACCTGCATCACTCCGTGGGAGACTCCACCGACCTGCAGGGGAATTGGCGCTACTGCAACAAGTGCCAGGGAATGTTCTACAACGGGGCCGGCTCCGTCTGCCCCTCGGGAGGCGCCCACTTCGCCAGCGCATCCACCAGCTATAACTACAGCATGATCTTCCGCTGA
- a CDS encoding zinc-dependent metalloprotease, which translates to MLARSLVLAVGCVALMFGCSEPPDETQEIVGNLVEAGFPADDIMVVEGKVYVGRDAEVSLAASQELLKLGHDPKEQYRTTNLINTSLTKICVNGSTFTGNFSTALDLAIQNYEELPLTFSMARTPSTGCSFTINAVIQPGVVGGSAGFPSGGLPYSTINIGGGLSSYSVDVIEHVITHELGHTIGFRHSDYYNRSISCGSGGDEGQAGVGAILIAGTPSTATVGGSLMNSCFRTNETGEFAASDLSALRTLYTPVQDNWRWCSKCQGMFFAGNPGARCPAGGAHVNSGSGNYHLAHSIAPTAGWQGGWRWCNKCQGLFFGGNPGSVCPAGGGHDGSTSGDYHLHHSAGAAPDLQSNWRWCSKCQGAFFGGNPGSVCPSGGAHSGTASGDYSMILR; encoded by the coding sequence ATGCTTGCACGAAGCCTCGTACTTGCCGTGGGATGTGTTGCATTGATGTTCGGGTGTTCCGAGCCACCGGATGAGACACAGGAAATCGTCGGCAACCTGGTCGAGGCCGGGTTCCCGGCCGACGACATCATGGTCGTCGAAGGGAAGGTCTACGTCGGCCGGGATGCCGAGGTCTCCCTCGCCGCGTCCCAAGAGCTGCTCAAGCTCGGTCATGATCCCAAGGAGCAGTACCGCACCACCAACCTCATCAACACGTCGCTGACGAAGATTTGTGTCAACGGCTCCACCTTCACCGGCAACTTCAGCACGGCGCTCGACCTGGCCATCCAGAACTACGAGGAGCTGCCGCTCACCTTCTCCATGGCGCGCACGCCGAGCACCGGCTGCAGCTTCACCATCAACGCGGTCATCCAGCCGGGCGTGGTGGGAGGCTCCGCGGGCTTCCCCTCCGGCGGCCTGCCCTACTCCACCATCAACATCGGCGGTGGACTCTCCTCGTACAGCGTCGACGTCATCGAGCACGTCATCACGCATGAGCTTGGCCACACCATCGGCTTCCGTCACTCGGACTACTACAACCGCTCCATCAGCTGCGGCTCGGGCGGCGATGAGGGTCAAGCCGGCGTCGGTGCCATTCTCATCGCCGGAACTCCGTCCACGGCCACCGTCGGCGGCTCGCTGATGAACTCCTGCTTCCGCACGAACGAGACGGGCGAGTTCGCCGCCAGCGACCTCTCCGCCCTGCGGACCCTGTACACCCCCGTCCAGGACAACTGGCGCTGGTGCAGCAAGTGCCAGGGCATGTTCTTCGCGGGCAACCCCGGCGCCCGCTGCCCGGCCGGTGGCGCCCACGTGAACTCCGGCAGCGGCAACTATCACCTCGCGCACAGCATCGCTCCGACCGCGGGGTGGCAGGGTGGCTGGCGCTGGTGCAACAAGTGCCAGGGATTGTTCTTCGGCGGCAATCCCGGCTCCGTCTGCCCCGCGGGCGGTGGTCACGACGGCAGCACGAGCGGGGACTACCACCTGCACCACTCCGCGGGGGCGGCCCCCGACCTGCAGTCCAACTGGCGCTGGTGCAGCAAGTGCCAGGGCGCGTTCTTTGGTGGGAACCCGGGTTCCGTCTGCCCCTCGGGCGGCGCGCACTCCGGCACCGCCAGCGGCGACTACAGCATGATCCTCCGCTGA
- a CDS encoding tetratricopeptide repeat protein — protein MGRALAVADNAAWRGGLALYRAKDYARACPLLRQAAEAAGTHGEIWADLGLCELRWGRKAQSIQASNLAVRYGDEKTRKAAYFNLGLAGVRLVPPDTADTETCVRLQPPEELACARRFVACGKTHPTSFLGQITVRISDLWIFSCEGKDCPRKTPPSPPCREEPGTFCPRSGIDLLHDESAAGTGPLPEWTCKISDAVASRGKQCQQQKGADAAACLKTACAAARHWQQETVMSREEWPELQEELESWGSRHDCKYCAESRIQTQCTLVSINPCSGRAGAVCRVNRSDKNSQLGTKSVSPPKTTVREFIFSIAPLPGG, from the coding sequence ATGGGGAGGGCGCTGGCGGTGGCGGACAATGCCGCCTGGCGGGGAGGACTGGCCCTCTACCGCGCCAAGGATTATGCGCGAGCCTGTCCCTTGCTGCGCCAGGCGGCCGAAGCGGCCGGCACCCACGGCGAAATCTGGGCGGACCTGGGCCTGTGCGAGCTGCGGTGGGGGCGAAAGGCTCAGTCCATCCAGGCGTCGAACCTCGCCGTGCGGTATGGCGACGAGAAGACGCGCAAGGCCGCATACTTCAACCTGGGACTCGCGGGAGTGAGGCTCGTGCCTCCCGACACGGCGGACACCGAAACCTGTGTGCGCCTCCAGCCGCCGGAGGAGCTCGCGTGTGCACGGCGTTTCGTGGCATGCGGCAAGACACACCCGACCTCCTTCCTTGGGCAGATCACGGTGCGCATCTCCGACCTGTGGATCTTCTCCTGTGAAGGGAAGGACTGTCCTCGGAAGACACCGCCCTCCCCTCCCTGTCGAGAGGAGCCCGGCACGTTCTGCCCGAGGTCGGGCATTGATTTGCTCCACGACGAATCCGCTGCTGGCACAGGGCCTCTTCCGGAGTGGACCTGCAAGATATCGGATGCCGTGGCATCTCGCGGGAAGCAATGCCAGCAGCAGAAGGGGGCAGATGCGGCGGCGTGTCTGAAAACGGCTTGCGCGGCGGCGCGGCACTGGCAGCAGGAGACGGTGATGTCTCGTGAGGAATGGCCAGAGCTGCAAGAGGAGCTGGAGTCCTGGGGCTCCCGCCACGACTGCAAGTACTGCGCGGAATCAAGAATCCAGACGCAATGCACCCTCGTCTCCATCAATCCCTGCTCGGGACGCGCTGGAGCCGTCTGTCGCGTGAACAGGAGTGACAAGAACTCGCAACTGGGCACGAAATCCGTCTCGCCTCCCAAGACCACGGTGCGGGAATTCATCTTCAGCATCGCGCCGCTTCCTGGAGGCTGA